One genomic window of Apium graveolens cultivar Ventura unplaced genomic scaffold, ASM990537v1 ctg8210, whole genome shotgun sequence includes the following:
- the LOC141704750 gene encoding F-box/kelch-repeat protein At3g06240-like, with protein sequence MDLPEELIAEIISRTPVKTIVSCKSVCKRWCNIVSKPFFSRLHLSISSKMLLLHQGDAEDVDDDNDGDLAVVELDDQHHQHDIHHEPMMRFSPGLALGDYVGLIGSVNGLICLEDSYDDSAYYKIVRFYKGRFPSTEYDLGSEVYTLGTGMWRDLGHVPFHLNEHDRGHYVSGRLHWLAGELICAFDLDRELFRPMEAPPRAPGNTDHFSILGVHNHFRNLGVLKGCLCICDITLYSELSYLGEERLWRGR encoded by the exons TCATGCAAAAGCGTGTGCAAAAGATGGTGTAATATAGTTTCAAAACCATTTTTTTCGCGTCTGCATCTCTCTATATCATCTAAAATGCTTTTACTTCATCAAGGAGACGCCGAGGACGTAGATGATGACAATGATGGTGACCTTGCAGTGGTTGAACTAGATGACCAACATCACCAACATGATATTCATCACGAGCCTATGATGAGATTTTCCCCGGGACTTGCCTTGGGAGACTATGTGGGGTTAATTGGATCAGTTAATGGGTTAATATGCTTAGAAGATAGTTATGATGATTCAGCATAT TACAAGATTGTACGTTTTTATAAGGGTAGATTTCCTTCAACTGAATATGACCTAGGGAGCGAGGTTTATACGCTTGGAACCGGCATGTGGAGAGATCTAGGACATGTCCCCTTCCATCTGAATGAACATGATAGGGGTCACTATGTCAGTGGCCGCCTCCATTGGTTAGCTGGTGAACTAATATGTGCTTTCGATTTGGATAGAGAATTATTTCGTCCAATGGAAGCTCCTCCACGGGCTCCTGGGAATACAGATCATTTTAGCATCTTGGGAGTCCATAATCATTTTAGGAACTTGGGAGTCCTTAAAGGTTGCTTGTGTATATGTGATATAACACTATACTCTGAACTTTCCTATTTGGGTGAAGAGAGATTATGGCGTGGAAGATAG